A genome region from Staphylococcus capitis subsp. capitis includes the following:
- a CDS encoding cysteine desulfurase family protein, translating to MIYLDNAATTKADQDVIDSFVKVNQSLYFNPNSPHQAGLQAEQVLKQAKEEIDSALNLNHLYHIVFTSGATESNNMALKGIAYRKRETANEIITSVLEHPSVLEVMRYLEEKQGFKLKYVDVKSDGKIDTEHLKSLMSDKVGLVTCMYVNNIMGQIQPIQDIVNILKDYPRAHLHVDAVQALGKVSMNLNGVDSLSLSGHKFNGLKGQGLLIIKNIQNIEPVVHGGGQEYGLRSGTVNLPMAVSMVKSIKLTMGRLDEASRKLNKMNQSVRTFLEEFRGVYINSPKDSAPQIINVSFPGVKGEVLVNAFSKHGVMISTTSACSSKRGKLNEVLLAMGVPDARIEGSIRISMGVHTTEEDIQRFKEVFEEVYEEVKELLK from the coding sequence GTGATTTATTTAGACAATGCAGCCACTACAAAAGCTGATCAAGATGTTATTGATTCCTTCGTTAAAGTGAATCAATCATTGTACTTCAATCCTAATAGCCCTCATCAAGCTGGCTTACAAGCTGAACAAGTACTGAAGCAAGCTAAAGAAGAAATAGACAGTGCTTTAAATTTAAATCACCTGTACCATATCGTATTTACAAGTGGTGCTACAGAATCTAACAATATGGCTCTTAAAGGAATCGCTTATAGGAAAAGGGAAACAGCTAATGAAATTATAACCTCTGTTCTAGAACATCCCTCTGTATTAGAAGTGATGAGATATTTAGAGGAGAAACAAGGTTTTAAACTTAAATATGTTGATGTTAAGAGTGATGGTAAAATTGATACTGAACATTTAAAATCTTTAATGTCAGATAAAGTTGGGTTGGTCACATGTATGTACGTGAATAATATTATGGGCCAAATTCAACCAATTCAAGATATTGTTAATATCTTAAAAGACTATCCACGAGCACATTTACATGTGGATGCTGTACAAGCACTTGGGAAAGTGTCTATGAATTTAAATGGTGTTGATAGCTTAAGTTTAAGCGGACATAAATTTAATGGTTTAAAAGGGCAAGGACTTTTAATTATTAAAAATATACAAAATATTGAGCCAGTTGTGCATGGTGGCGGTCAAGAGTATGGTTTGAGAAGTGGCACTGTTAATTTGCCAATGGCTGTTTCAATGGTGAAATCAATCAAACTTACCATGGGTCGTTTAGATGAAGCCAGTCGTAAATTAAATAAAATGAATCAGTCAGTTAGAACATTTTTAGAAGAATTTAGAGGCGTTTACATTAATTCCCCTAAGGATAGTGCACCCCAAATTATTAATGTTAGCTTTCCAGGTGTTAAAGGTGAAGTGCTTGTTAATGCTTTTTCAAAACATGGTGTAATGATATCAACAACAAGTGCTTGCTCATCTAAACGTGGGAAACTTAACGAAGTGCTATTAGCAATGGGAGTTCCTGATGCAAGAATAGAAGGTAGTATAAGAATATCTATGGGAGTTCATACAACTGAAGAGGATATTCAAAGATTTAAAGAAGTATTTGAAGAAGTATATGAAGAAGTTAAGGAGTTGTTAAAATAA
- the thiI gene encoding tRNA uracil 4-sulfurtransferase ThiI — MHYDHLLVRYGELTLKGTNRKMFVNQLKDNVKRALIPLQGYHVKGKRDRMYVDMDQDADMNEIIHRLTKVYGIKSISPVIKTDKTEEAIYEAAIQLARDFDEGSTFKIDVKRVDKSFHLDTYALQREVGGAILKNVEGVSVNVKQPDHEVRVEIRLDAVYIFEKIIQGSGGLPVGTGGKTLLMLSGGIDSPVAGMEVMKRGVTIEAIHFRSPPFTSEKAKDKVIELTRILSERVGPIKLHIVPFTELQKQINKVVHPRYTMTSTRRMMMRVSDALVHKIGANAIVNGENLGQVASQTLKSMYAINHVTSTPVLRPLLTLDKEDIIKKARDIGTYETSIQPFEDCCTIFTPKNPVTEPDFDKVEKYEGVFNFDDMVQTAVDNIETMTIDQNYKSEKEQSTDALIEDLF, encoded by the coding sequence ATGCACTACGATCATTTGCTCGTAAGATATGGTGAATTGACGTTAAAAGGTACAAATCGTAAAATGTTCGTTAATCAATTAAAGGATAACGTAAAACGCGCGTTAATTCCCTTACAAGGGTACCATGTAAAAGGTAAACGCGATCGCATGTACGTCGATATGGATCAAGATGCGGATATGAATGAAATTATTCATCGTTTAACTAAAGTTTATGGAATTAAATCCATAAGTCCTGTGATTAAGACCGATAAAACAGAAGAAGCAATATATGAAGCAGCAATTCAGCTAGCTCGTGATTTTGATGAAGGCTCTACTTTTAAAATAGATGTAAAACGTGTAGATAAATCCTTTCATTTAGATACCTATGCTTTACAACGTGAAGTTGGTGGCGCAATACTCAAGAATGTTGAAGGTGTTTCGGTTAATGTTAAACAACCTGACCATGAAGTGAGAGTTGAAATACGTTTGGATGCGGTGTATATCTTCGAAAAAATTATTCAAGGTTCAGGAGGCTTACCTGTAGGAACTGGTGGCAAGACGTTACTTATGTTAAGTGGCGGTATCGATTCACCGGTGGCAGGTATGGAAGTAATGAAACGTGGGGTTACAATTGAGGCAATTCACTTTCGTAGTCCACCATTTACAAGTGAGAAAGCTAAAGATAAAGTGATTGAACTCACACGTATTTTATCAGAGCGTGTAGGACCTATTAAATTACACATTGTTCCTTTTACTGAACTACAGAAACAAATTAATAAGGTTGTTCACCCTAGATATACAATGACTTCAACACGACGCATGATGATGCGTGTTTCCGATGCATTAGTTCATAAAATTGGTGCAAATGCCATCGTTAATGGGGAAAATTTAGGTCAAGTTGCAAGTCAAACACTAAAGAGTATGTATGCCATTAATCATGTGACTTCCACACCAGTTTTAAGGCCATTATTAACACTCGATAAAGAAGACATTATTAAAAAGGCTCGAGATATTGGTACTTATGAAACATCTATCCAGCCATTTGAAGATTGCTGTACAATCTTTACACCTAAAAATCCTGTAACCGAACCTGACTTTGATAAAGTTGAGAAATATGAAGGGGTATTCAATTTTGATGATATGGTTCAAACAGCAGTGGATAATATTGAAACGATGACTATCGATCAAAATTATAAAAGTGAGAAAGAACAATCAACTGATGCCTTAATTGAAGATTTATTTTAA
- a CDS encoding TSUP family transporter — protein MDWHLSVIVTIMFFGFIASFIDSVVGGGGLISTPALLAVGLPPSMALGTNKFASSFSTLTSAFKFIRSGKVDLKVVGKLFPFVFIASGAGAILATYLPANILKPLIIVVLTIVIVYTIVKKDWGSVRSFTSFTFIKAIIFSIMFIILGFYDGFLGGGTGSLMLFTLLMFGFDFLSAAGNAKVLNFASNIGGLLLFIMLGQVNFTYGFIMALSMIVGSYFGAHFALKKGVGYVKNLFILVTAVLILKNIYDYVMQLMH, from the coding sequence GTGGATTGGCATCTATCTGTAATCGTTACTATTATGTTTTTTGGGTTTATAGCCTCATTTATTGATTCAGTAGTTGGTGGCGGTGGGTTAATTTCTACTCCTGCACTTTTAGCAGTAGGGTTACCACCCTCAATGGCATTAGGAACCAATAAATTTGCAAGTTCATTTAGTACATTAACAAGTGCTTTTAAATTTATACGTTCTGGAAAAGTTGATTTAAAAGTAGTCGGGAAGCTTTTCCCATTTGTATTTATTGCATCAGGAGCAGGAGCAATCTTAGCAACTTATTTACCCGCGAATATATTAAAGCCACTCATTATTGTCGTTTTAACGATAGTTATTGTATACACTATTGTAAAAAAAGATTGGGGTAGTGTTAGAAGCTTCACTTCATTTACATTTATTAAGGCAATCATTTTTTCAATCATGTTTATCATTTTAGGATTTTATGATGGCTTTTTAGGTGGAGGTACGGGCTCATTAATGTTATTTACTTTACTCATGTTTGGGTTTGACTTTTTAAGTGCAGCTGGTAATGCAAAAGTTCTGAACTTTGCATCAAATATTGGTGGGTTATTACTTTTTATCATGCTAGGTCAGGTCAATTTTACTTATGGATTCATTATGGCACTAAGTATGATTGTAGGTTCTTATTTTGGTGCTCATTTTGCTTTGAAAAAGGGCGTTGGATACGTTAAAAATTTATTTATTTTAGTAACTGCAGTCCTTATATTAAAAAATATATATGATTATGTCATGCAGTTGATGCACTAA
- the tpx gene encoding thiol peroxidase, protein MTEITFKNDPITLSGQQVKEGDIAPDFTVLDNSLNQITLEDYKGKKKLISVVPSIDTGVCDQQTRKFNEEASQEDGVVLTISVDLPFAQKRWCASNGLENVVTLSDHRDLSFGENFGVVMEELRLLARSVFVLDESNKIVYKEIVSEGTNFPDFDAALEAYRNI, encoded by the coding sequence ATGACTGAAATTACTTTTAAAAATGATCCTATTACATTGTCAGGTCAACAGGTAAAAGAAGGTGACATTGCACCCGACTTTACTGTATTAGACAATAGTTTAAATCAAATAACATTAGAAGATTATAAAGGGAAAAAGAAATTAATTAGTGTAGTTCCTTCTATTGATACAGGTGTATGTGACCAACAAACACGTAAATTTAATGAAGAAGCATCTCAAGAAGATGGTGTAGTATTAACAATTTCTGTTGATTTACCATTCGCTCAGAAAAGATGGTGTGCGTCTAATGGTTTAGAAAATGTTGTTACATTAAGTGATCACAGAGACCTATCTTTCGGTGAAAACTTTGGGGTAGTCATGGAAGAATTAAGATTATTAGCTCGCTCAGTTTTTGTATTAGATGAAAGTAACAAAATTGTTTATAAAGAAATTGTTAGTGAAGGTACTAACTTCCCAGATTTTGATGCTGCTTTAGAAGCGTATCGCAACATTTAA
- a CDS encoding class I SAM-dependent methyltransferase: MTEENTIMERLFHALDEKAKSLNEENGQSFIENLGLAMEEIYTNKRDLLEQATLQDRRKAFQFAYLSLMQEENIQANHQITPDSIGLILGFLVERFMQDKEEMHVVDIASGAGHLSASVKEVLSDKTTMHHLIEVDPVLSRVSVHLANFLEIPFDVYPQDAIMPLPLEEADVVIGDFPIGYYPVDERSKEMKLGFDEGHSYSHYLLIEQAINALKGAGYAFLVVPSNIFTGDKVKQLEKFIATDTEMQAFLNLPTTLFKNEKARKSILILQKKQPQETKPVEVLLANIPDFKNPQQFQGFISELNQWMDTNHTKK, translated from the coding sequence ATGACTGAAGAAAATACAATTATGGAACGCTTATTCCATGCATTAGATGAAAAAGCTAAATCCTTAAATGAAGAGAATGGACAAAGCTTCATTGAAAATTTAGGGTTAGCTATGGAGGAAATTTATACCAATAAAAGAGATTTACTCGAACAAGCTACACTTCAAGATAGAAGAAAAGCATTTCAATTTGCATATTTAAGTTTAATGCAAGAAGAAAATATTCAAGCAAATCACCAAATTACTCCTGATTCAATAGGTTTAATACTTGGTTTCTTAGTTGAACGATTCATGCAAGATAAAGAGGAGATGCATGTTGTTGATATCGCTAGTGGTGCTGGACACCTAAGTGCTTCTGTTAAGGAGGTACTTTCGGATAAAACAACGATGCATCATCTCATTGAAGTAGACCCAGTGTTATCTAGAGTAAGTGTACATTTAGCTAACTTCTTAGAAATTCCATTTGATGTATACCCTCAAGATGCTATTATGCCACTGCCTTTAGAAGAAGCAGATGTGGTAATTGGAGACTTCCCAATTGGCTATTATCCAGTAGATGAGCGTAGTAAAGAAATGAAACTTGGCTTTGATGAGGGGCACAGTTACTCTCATTATTTATTAATTGAACAAGCTATAAATGCATTAAAAGGGGCAGGTTATGCGTTTTTAGTCGTTCCAAGTAACATTTTTACTGGAGATAAAGTGAAACAGTTAGAAAAATTCATTGCTACAGATACTGAAATGCAAGCATTTTTAAATCTACCAACAACGTTATTTAAAAATGAAAAAGCACGAAAATCTATACTTATTTTACAGAAAAAACAACCTCAAGAGACTAAACCTGTTGAAGTCTTATTAGCTAATATTCCTGATTTTAAAAATCCACAGCAATTTCAAGGATTTATTAGTGAATTAAATCAATGGATGGACACAAATCATACAAAAAAATAA
- a CDS encoding acetate kinase, which produces MSKLILAVNAGSSSLKFQLIRMPEEKLVTKGVIERIGLSDSIFTIVVEGEKLTDVRDINDHEEAVNIMLESFKEHHMIEDINEIEGTGHRVVHGGEKFPKSVVVTDEVETQIEELSELAPLHNPANLMGIRAFKKLLPNIPHVAVFDTSFHQTMPEQAYLYSLPYHYYEDYGIRKYGFHGTSHKYVSRRAADILGRPIEDLRIISCHIGNGASIAAIDGGESIDTSMGFTPLAGVTMGTRSGNLDPALIPFIMEKTGKNADEVLNILNKESGLLGLTGTSSDLRDLTEEAKHGRHRARVALDLFASKIHKYIGSYAARMHGVDVIVFTAGIGENSHIIRGKVLEGLEFMGVYWDPKKNENLHGDEGYINYPHSPVKVLVVPTDEEVMISRDVIKYGGLKEESSEEQSVNTETNN; this is translated from the coding sequence ATGTCAAAATTAATTTTGGCGGTAAATGCTGGTAGTTCATCTTTGAAATTCCAGTTAATCAGAATGCCGGAAGAAAAGTTAGTAACCAAAGGCGTCATCGAGCGTATTGGTTTAAGCGATTCTATTTTCACGATTGTAGTTGAAGGGGAAAAGCTTACTGACGTTAGAGATATAAATGATCATGAAGAAGCAGTTAATATTATGTTAGAAAGCTTTAAAGAACATCACATGATTGAAGATATCAATGAAATTGAAGGAACAGGTCACCGTGTAGTGCATGGGGGAGAGAAATTTCCAAAATCAGTAGTTGTAACAGATGAGGTAGAGACTCAAATTGAGGAGTTAAGTGAGTTAGCTCCACTCCATAACCCAGCTAATCTAATGGGAATAAGAGCTTTTAAAAAGTTATTACCAAATATTCCTCATGTAGCTGTATTTGATACATCTTTCCACCAAACAATGCCTGAACAAGCTTATTTATACAGTTTACCTTATCATTATTATGAAGATTATGGCATTCGTAAATATGGCTTCCATGGTACAAGTCATAAGTATGTATCTAGAAGAGCGGCAGACATTTTAGGAAGACCGATCGAAGATTTAAGAATTATTTCTTGTCACATTGGTAATGGTGCGTCAATAGCTGCGATTGATGGCGGAGAATCAATTGATACATCTATGGGTTTCACGCCATTAGCAGGTGTAACAATGGGTACACGTTCAGGTAATCTAGACCCAGCGTTGATTCCGTTTATTATGGAAAAGACTGGTAAAAATGCAGACGAAGTATTAAATATCTTGAATAAAGAATCCGGTTTACTAGGTTTAACTGGTACGTCAAGTGATTTACGAGACTTAACTGAAGAAGCTAAACACGGACGTCATCGTGCACGTGTAGCACTTGATTTATTTGCATCGAAGATTCATAAATACATTGGCTCTTATGCGGCTAGAATGCATGGCGTTGATGTAATTGTATTCACAGCTGGTATAGGAGAAAATTCTCATATTATTCGAGGTAAAGTTCTAGAGGGACTTGAATTTATGGGTGTATATTGGGATCCGAAGAAAAATGAGAATCTTCACGGAGATGAAGGGTATATTAACTATCCCCATTCCCCAGTAAAAGTATTAGTTGTACCAACTGATGAGGAAGTTATGATTTCTCGTGACGTCATCAAATATGGTGGGCTAAAAGAGGAATCATCTGAAGAACAAAGTGTTAATACTGAAACTAATAATTAA
- a CDS encoding universal stress protein → MITYKNILIAVDGSHEAEWAFNKAVGVAKRNDAKLTIVNVIDSRTYSSYEVYDAQFTEKFKHFSEELLKGYKEVASNAGVKNVETRLEFGSPKAIIPKKLAHEVGADLIMSGTSGLNAVERFIVGSVSEAIVRHAPCDVLVVRTEEIPEDFQPQVATPRLRERYQD, encoded by the coding sequence ATGATTACGTATAAAAATATTTTAATCGCAGTCGACGGTTCACACGAAGCAGAATGGGCTTTTAATAAAGCTGTAGGAGTTGCTAAACGTAACGATGCAAAATTAACAATTGTAAATGTAATCGATTCAAGAACATACTCTTCTTATGAAGTCTATGATGCTCAGTTCACTGAGAAATTTAAACATTTTTCTGAGGAGTTACTTAAAGGTTATAAAGAAGTAGCTTCAAATGCAGGAGTAAAAAATGTAGAAACACGTTTAGAATTTGGCTCACCTAAAGCGATTATCCCTAAAAAATTAGCACATGAAGTAGGTGCTGATTTAATCATGAGTGGTACATCAGGTTTAAATGCTGTAGAACGTTTTATTGTAGGTTCAGTATCAGAAGCAATCGTACGCCACGCGCCATGTGATGTTTTAGTTGTACGTACAGAAGAAATTCCTGAAGATTTCCAACCACAAGTAGCTACACCTAGATTACGTGAAAGATATCAAGATTAA
- the ald gene encoding alanine dehydrogenase, whose amino-acid sequence MKIGIPKEIKNNENRVSLSPSGVHALVEQGHTVFVETNAGLGSYFEDVDYKEAGAEIVSEQAKIWDVDMVVKVKEPLESEYQFFKEGLILFTYLHLANEEKLTQALVDNKVIGIAYETVQLPDKSLPLLSPMSEVAGRMSTQIGAEFLQKVNGGMGILLGGVPGVPKGKVTIIGGGQAGTNAAKIALGLGADVTVLDVNPKRLQELDDLFNGRVHTIMSNPLNIEMFVKDSDLVVGAVLIPGAKAPNLVTEDMIKQMKAGSVIVDIAIDQGGIFETTDKITTHDDPTYTKHGVVHYAVANMPGAVPRTSTLALNNATLPFAQTLANKGYREAFKSNHALSLGLNTYKGHVTNKGVAEAFNLEYTSVEDALNQ is encoded by the coding sequence ATGAAAATTGGTATTCCAAAGGAGATAAAAAATAACGAGAACAGAGTGAGTTTATCACCAAGTGGCGTACATGCACTTGTAGAGCAAGGACATACAGTCTTTGTTGAAACAAACGCAGGACTAGGTTCATATTTTGAAGACGTTGACTACAAAGAAGCTGGAGCAGAAATCGTATCTGAACAGGCGAAAATATGGGATGTAGATATGGTAGTCAAAGTTAAAGAACCATTAGAATCTGAATATCAATTCTTTAAAGAGGGGTTAATTCTCTTCACTTATTTACATTTAGCTAATGAAGAAAAATTAACTCAAGCTTTAGTAGATAATAAAGTTATTGGTATTGCATACGAAACAGTGCAATTACCTGATAAATCATTACCATTATTATCACCTATGAGCGAAGTTGCCGGAAGAATGTCAACTCAAATCGGAGCTGAGTTCTTACAAAAAGTTAACGGCGGCATGGGAATATTACTCGGTGGCGTACCAGGTGTACCTAAAGGGAAAGTAACAATTATAGGTGGAGGTCAAGCCGGTACTAACGCAGCTAAGATTGCTTTAGGCTTAGGCGCTGATGTCACTGTGCTTGATGTTAATCCAAAGCGTTTACAAGAACTTGATGACTTATTTAATGGAAGGGTACATACAATTATGTCCAATCCACTAAATATTGAAATGTTCGTTAAAGATAGTGACTTAGTTGTTGGTGCTGTACTTATTCCAGGTGCTAAAGCTCCAAACTTAGTCACTGAAGATATGATTAAGCAAATGAAAGCAGGATCAGTGATAGTAGATATCGCTATTGATCAAGGTGGTATTTTCGAGACAACTGATAAAATTACTACACATGACGATCCTACTTATACAAAACATGGTGTTGTTCACTATGCTGTGGCTAATATGCCTGGCGCTGTACCACGTACATCAACATTAGCTTTAAATAATGCTACATTACCATTTGCGCAAACTTTAGCTAATAAAGGTTATCGTGAAGCGTTTAAATCAAATCATGCGTTATCCTTAGGATTAAATACTTACAAAGGTCATGTTACGAATAAGGGTGTAGCTGAAGCGTTTAACTTAGAATATACTTCTGTTGAAGATGCGCTTAATCAATAA
- a CDS encoding Xaa-Pro peptidase family protein, translating into MTKIDEIIKVLQQQNADAAWITTPLNIYYFTGYRSEPHERLFALLIQADGEPVLFCPKMEVEEVKASPYEGKIIGYLDTQNPFDLYPQTFTTLLIESEHLTVKRQRELSQAFDVQVYSDIDQSIKDLRNIKSYEEVTKIKKAAELADKCIEIGVAYLKEGVEEREVVNHIENEIKKYGVNEMSFDTMVLFGDHAASPHGTPGNRKLQQNEYVLFDLGVVYEHYCSDMTRTVKFGNPSEDAQSIYKTVLKAEQSAIEAIKPGVMIKDIDKIARDIISEAGYGDYFPHRLGHGLGLEEHEYQDVSSANENPLETGMVITIEPGIYVPDVAGVRIEDDILVTENGYEILTKYQK; encoded by the coding sequence ATGACTAAAATAGATGAAATCATTAAAGTCTTACAACAACAAAATGCAGATGCAGCCTGGATTACGACGCCACTTAATATTTACTACTTTACTGGATACCGTAGTGAACCTCATGAACGTTTATTTGCCCTACTTATTCAAGCTGATGGGGAGCCAGTACTATTTTGTCCAAAAATGGAAGTAGAAGAAGTAAAAGCTTCTCCATATGAGGGAAAAATTATTGGTTACCTAGATACTCAAAACCCCTTTGATTTATATCCTCAAACGTTTACTACATTACTGATTGAAAGTGAACATTTGACTGTTAAACGTCAACGTGAATTATCTCAAGCTTTCGATGTACAAGTTTATAGTGATATAGATCAATCTATTAAAGATTTAAGAAACATAAAATCCTATGAAGAAGTAACTAAAATTAAGAAAGCTGCTGAATTAGCTGATAAGTGTATAGAAATTGGCGTCGCTTATTTAAAAGAAGGTGTTGAAGAGCGAGAAGTCGTAAATCATATTGAAAATGAAATAAAAAAATATGGTGTTAACGAAATGAGTTTTGACACTATGGTACTATTCGGAGATCATGCTGCTTCTCCTCACGGAACACCTGGTAATAGAAAGTTACAACAAAATGAGTATGTTCTCTTTGATTTAGGTGTAGTTTATGAGCATTATTGTAGTGATATGACGAGAACGGTAAAATTTGGTAACCCTAGCGAAGATGCTCAAAGTATTTATAAAACCGTATTGAAAGCTGAGCAATCTGCGATTGAGGCTATCAAACCTGGAGTAATGATTAAAGACATTGATAAAATTGCTCGAGATATTATTAGCGAAGCGGGTTACGGCGACTATTTCCCTCATCGATTAGGCCACGGCTTAGGATTAGAAGAACACGAATATCAAGACGTTTCCAGTGCCAATGAGAACCCTTTAGAAACGGGAATGGTGATAACTATAGAACCAGGCATTTATGTCCCTGATGTTGCAGGTGTTAGAATCGAAGACGATATTCTAGTGACTGAAAATGGATATGAAATCCTTACAAAATATCAAAAATAA
- a CDS encoding metal-dependent hydrolase: MKLSFHGQSTIYFEGNGKKVIVDPFISENDKCDLDEQTLDVDYIILTHGHEDHFGDVVELANRNHAVVIGSAELQGYLSTYHGVENVHGMNIGGKAKFDFGTVKFVQAFHSSSFTHEDGIPVYLGMPMGAVIEAEGKTIYHTGDTGLFSDMKLIADRHPVDVCFVPIGDNFTMGIDDASYAINELIKPQISVPIHYNTFPLIEQDPNQFKDAVNVGEVQILEPGQSVEF; the protein is encoded by the coding sequence ATGAAACTTTCATTTCATGGTCAATCAACAATCTATTTTGAAGGAAATGGTAAAAAAGTAATTGTCGATCCTTTTATTTCTGAAAATGATAAATGCGATTTAGATGAACAAACTTTAGATGTAGACTACATTATTTTAACTCATGGACATGAAGATCATTTTGGTGATGTAGTTGAACTAGCGAACAGAAACCACGCTGTAGTTATTGGTTCTGCGGAATTACAAGGTTACTTATCAACTTATCACGGTGTTGAAAATGTACATGGTATGAATATCGGTGGTAAAGCCAAATTCGATTTTGGTACTGTAAAATTTGTTCAAGCTTTCCATAGCTCTAGTTTTACACATGAAGATGGTATTCCAGTATATTTAGGTATGCCTATGGGAGCTGTTATCGAAGCTGAAGGTAAAACGATTTATCACACAGGAGATACTGGCTTATTTAGTGATATGAAATTAATTGCAGATAGACATCCTGTTGATGTATGCTTCGTACCTATTGGAGATAATTTTACAATGGGCATTGATGACGCAAGTTATGCGATAAATGAATTAATTAAACCGCAAATCAGTGTACCAATTCACTACAATACTTTCCCATTAATCGAACAAGACCCAAATCAGTTTAAGGATGCTGTTAATGTAGGTGAAGTTCAAATTCTAGAGCCAGGTCAATCAGTTGAATTTTAA
- a CDS encoding universal stress protein, with the protein MYKHILLGVDTQLKNEKALKEVSHLAGKDTVVTILNAINEQDAQASIKAGVHLDELTEERSERLEKTRKALEDYGIDYDQIIVRGNPKEELLKHANSGKYEIVVLSNRKAEDKKKFVLGSVSHKVAKRATIPVLIVK; encoded by the coding sequence ATGTATAAACATATTTTACTTGGTGTAGACACTCAATTAAAAAACGAAAAAGCATTAAAAGAAGTGTCTCATTTAGCTGGTAAAGATACAGTTGTAACTATTCTAAATGCTATTAATGAACAAGATGCTCAAGCTTCTATCAAAGCAGGAGTTCACTTGGATGAATTAACTGAAGAAAGAAGCGAACGTTTAGAGAAAACAAGAAAAGCATTAGAGGATTACGGTATTGATTATGATCAAATCATTGTTAGAGGAAATCCTAAAGAAGAGTTATTGAAACATGCTAATAGTGGTAAATATGAAATTGTTGTTTTAAGTAACCGTAAAGCTGAAGATAAAAAGAAATTTGTACTCGGTAGCGTAAGTCATAAAGTAGCTAAACGAGCTACAATCCCTGTATTAATTGTTAAATAA